A stretch of Amycolatopsis balhimycina FH 1894 DNA encodes these proteins:
- a CDS encoding ABC transporter permease: protein MSFLDQLNAWLGDPNRWSWTDKAGVPSRTLEHLRFSLLALVIAAVLTIPAALWLAHYRRGAFLASSAVNIGRAIPSFGLIILFWFLASRWELDTTFWPLLLALVALAMPPLFTNTYAGVVSLEQDTVDAARGTGYREWQIMLRLELPLASPVILAGARVSFLQLIATVAIGAIVNDGGGLGRYIVDGFALGAQGYGEIFAGGLAAVVLALLCDGVFALIVRLATPRGLALQNARRG from the coding sequence ATGAGCTTCCTCGACCAGCTGAACGCGTGGCTCGGCGACCCGAACCGCTGGAGCTGGACGGACAAGGCGGGCGTCCCCTCCCGGACGCTCGAGCACCTCAGGTTCTCGCTGCTGGCCCTGGTGATCGCGGCGGTCCTGACGATCCCGGCAGCGTTGTGGCTGGCCCACTACCGCCGCGGCGCGTTCCTCGCGAGCAGCGCGGTGAACATCGGCCGGGCGATCCCGAGTTTCGGGCTGATCATCCTGTTCTGGTTCCTGGCCAGCCGCTGGGAGCTGGACACGACGTTCTGGCCGCTGCTGCTGGCACTGGTCGCGCTGGCGATGCCACCGCTGTTCACCAACACCTACGCCGGCGTGGTGTCCTTGGAGCAGGACACAGTGGACGCCGCCCGCGGCACGGGCTACCGCGAGTGGCAGATCATGCTGCGCCTCGAGCTGCCACTGGCATCGCCGGTGATCCTGGCGGGCGCGCGGGTGTCGTTCCTCCAGCTGATCGCGACGGTGGCGATCGGAGCGATCGTCAACGACGGCGGCGGCCTCGGCCGCTACATCGTCGACGGCTTCGCATTGGGTGCGCAGGGCTACGGCGAGATCTTCGCGGGCGGCCTGGCGGCTGTGGTGCTGGCTCTGCTGTGTGACGGAGTCTTCGCGCTGATCGTCCGCTTGGCGACACCTCGGGGTCTCGCCCTGCAGAACGCCCGTCGCGGGTAG